Proteins encoded together in one Tripterygium wilfordii isolate XIE 37 chromosome 14, ASM1340144v1, whole genome shotgun sequence window:
- the LOC120014933 gene encoding protein PSK SIMULATOR 1-like, whose amino-acid sequence MVAEPWLLKMGNQVSSNLKHALLLEPYKRRNRRKPEAREKEIVGILSFEVAIVMSKTVLLFKSLSDSEISKLKSEILNSQGVKNLVSSDENFLLELALAEKLDDLNRVAGVVSRLGKKCTEPALLGFEHVYGDIMSGVIDVKELGFLVKDMEGMVRKMERYVSATANLYNELEVLNELEQAVKKFQQNQHEESRKAFEQKLIWQKQDVRHLKEISIWSQTYDKVVELLARTVCTIFAKICAVFGDSALRTGHLEGGSSPMKNDYGHVSGEIGECLQVQVVSGPLRRILSRSNSGCQSGLIERPAMVKKGKILKSHIGLQRGETAFIQHEDYNFPCGTSPGRLIMDCLSLSSSVSRFDDEDDVDREDRNSHISRCSGVTNGGFRSEHPNHADCFGPTQLGVSFNADQKQAKNNVLSSTCFGPNSRLTVYAPPSTVGGSALALHYANVIIVIEKLLRYPHLVGEEARDDLYQMLPTSLRKTLRTNLKSYFKNFAIYDAPLALDWKETLDKRLSWLAPLAHNMIRWQSERNFEQQQIVKRTNVLLLQTLYFADRGKTEAAICELLVGLNYICRYEQQQNALLDCASSIDFDDCMEWQSQGGVSYLN is encoded by the coding sequence ATGGTTGCAGAACCTTGGTTGCTGAAAATGGGTAACCAGGTGAGTTCTAACCTCAAACACGCGCTGCTTCTTGAACCTTACAAGAGAAGGAATCGGAGAAAACCAGAAGCCAGAGAGAAGGAGATTGTTGGTATTCTCTCATTTGAGGTCGCCATCGTTATGTCTAAGACGGTCCTGCTATTCAAATCACTTTCCGATTCCGAGATCTCCAAGCTCAAGTCCGAGATCTTGAACTCCCAGGGAGTTAAGAACTTGGTTTCTTCGGATGAAAACTTCCTTCTCGAGCTTGCTTTAGCGGAGAAGCTCGACGACCTGAACAGGGTTGCTGGTGTTGTTTCTAGATTGGGGAAGAAGTGCACTGAACCTGCTTTGCTAGGGTTCGAGCATGTTTATGGGGACATAATGAGTGGAGTCATTGATGTGAAGGAATTGGGGTTTTTGGTGAAGGATATGGAGGGTATGGTGAGGAAGATGGAGAGGTATGTGAGTGCCACCGCGAATTTGTACAACGAGTTGGAGGTGTTGAACGAGCTGGAGCAGGCAGTGAAGAAATTCCAGCAGAATCAGCATGAGGAGAGTCGCAAGGCGTTTGAGCAGAAATTGATTTGGCAGAAGCAAGACGTGAGGCATCTCAAGGAGATTTCTATTTGGTCTCAGACTTACGATAAGGTTGTGGAGTTGTTGGCGAGGACGGTATGTACTATTTTTGCCAAGATTTGTGCGGTATTTGGGGATTCTGCTTTGAGAACTGGCCATCTCGAAGGGGGTTCCTCTCCAATGAAGAATGATTATGGACATGTATCGGGTGAAATTGGAGAGTGCCTGCAGGTGCAAGTGGTTTCAGGGCCGCTGAGACGAATTCTTAGCAGAAGCAATAGTGGTTGTCAATCGGGTCTGATTGAGAGACCTGCGATGGTGAAAAAGGGGAAAATTTTGAAGTCTCACATTGGTTTACAAAGAGGAGAAACTGCATTTATTCAACATGAAGACTATAATTTTCCATGTGGGACTAGTCCGGGGAGGCTAATTATGGATTGCCTTAGTTTGAGTAGTTCGGTTTCAAGGTTTGATGATGAAGACGATGTTGATCGTGAGGACCGAAATAGCCACATTTCGCGTTGTAGTGGTGTTACTAATGGTGGTTTCAGAAGTGAGCATCCTAATCATGCTGATTGTTTTGGTCCAACCCAACTTGGGGTTTCTTTCAATGCAGATCAAAAGCAAGCAAAGAATAATGTGCTAAGTAGCACATGCTTTGGTCCCAACAGTAGGTTGACTGTTTATGCTCCCCCTTCTACTGTGGGAGGCTCTGCCCTGGCCTTGCATTACGCAAATGTTATAATTGTCATAGAGAAGTTACTACGCTACCCTCACTTAGTAGGCGAGGAAGCTAGAGATGATTTGTATCAAATGTTACCGACAAGCTTAAGAAAGACTCTGAGGACTAATCTCAAGTCCTATTTCAAGAATTTCGCGATATATGATGCTCCGCTTGCTCTTGATTGGAAAGAGACGTTGGATAAGAGATTGAGTTGGCTAGCCCCATTAGCACATAATATGATCAGGTGGCAAAGTGAGCGTAATTTTGAGCAGCAACAAATTGTTAAGCGGACAAATGTTCTTCTGCTTCAGACGTTGTACTTTGCTGATAGGGGGAAGACCGAGGCAGCTATTTGTGAACTTCTTGTTGGATTGAATTATATATGTCGCTATGAGCAGCAGCAAAACGCACTGTTAGACTGTGCAAGTagcattgattttgatgattgtatggAATGGCAGTCTCAAGGCGGGGTTTCTTATCTCAATTAG